A single genomic interval of Spinacia oleracea cultivar Varoflay chromosome 6, BTI_SOV_V1, whole genome shotgun sequence harbors:
- the LOC110805276 gene encoding cysteine-rich receptor-like protein kinase 44, with protein sequence MFTSSLILSLILVFLKQIIFTDGQTNLDCEICQGNRTNDEYSRNLNNLLSIITSNTNIINNGVYNSSFGKEPNKVYVLAVCRRDLLVTDCHRHITDSAIRFREVCVTSNESIGYYSSESIFRYSYKPILDIDSNINCTFRGPWPVPEPYVEKFRQESRSLFDGLIKKTAAGNSSDKSAAGVVNVTGSLSIYAITMCSPDLSSSYCLHCLKRGLSEIDVCCSSLQGATFYRSGCTIQFDNYPFFNFASWNSMPPSILPPFTPALARRRSKPGRGIYIVIGVVIAILATASLLIYFSRRSKQNKDQIDNNDEIICVDFRKFDLRAVQAATHNFSDAKNIGKGSSGRVYKGILPGGQEIAVKKLLKIDKDFKLKFDNEVLLLTNLQHRNLVKLLGFCAREDLKLLIYEFLQNESLDKFLLDPAKRANFDWETRYNVIQGIARGLCYLHDDSLLRVIHRDLKPSNILLDVDMKPKISNFGKATHVHEDQTRGATSTIKGTCGYMPPEYAQQGQFSVKSDVFSFGVLLLEIICGQMILCFSEEENGMDLLSYVWRKWSEGTALNVVDPTLERIESHKTQMMRCIKIAMLCVQENPTHRPTIAAVIYMLNNDMITIQEPSKPADLISSLNSRTTSFIKEGFQP encoded by the exons ATGTTCACTTCAAGTCTGATCTTGAGTCTAATACTTGTTTTCTTGAAACAAATTATTTTTACAGATGGCCAGACAAACTTGGACTGCGAAATTTGTCAAGGCAATCGTACAAATGATGAGTATAGCAGAAACTTAAACAACCTTCTTTCTATCATAACATCCAACACCAACATTATTAACAATGGAGTCTACAACTCCTCCTTTGGGAAGGAACCCAACAAAGTTTATGTTCTGGCCGTATGCCGTCGAGACCTCTTAGTGACGGACTGCCATCGTCATATTACTGACTCGGCGATCAGGTTCCGGGAAGTATGTGTTACAAGTAATGAGTCAATTGGATACTATAGTAGTGAGAGTATATTCCGATATTCATACAAGCCTATATTGGATATCGACAGCAACATTAACTGCACCTTTAGAGGTCCCTGGCCAGTTCCGGAGCCTTATGTAGAGAAGTTCAGGCAGGAATCTAGAAGTTTATTTGATGGACTCATAAAGAAGACGGCAGCAGGGAATTCGAGCGATAAATCTGCTGCAGGAGTTGTTAATGTTACAGGTTCCCTGAGCATATATGCAATAACTATGTGCAGTCCAGATTTATCTTCTTCTTATTGCTTGCATTGTTTGAAACGGGGTCTTAGTGAGATCGATGTCTGTTGTAGTAGTCTTCAAGGTGCCACTTTCTATCGGTCCGGTTGTACGATTCAGTTTGACAATTATCCATTTTTCAACTTTGCTAGTTGGAATTCCATGCCACCATCAATTCTGCCACCGTTTACTCCAGCTCTAGCCCGGAGAAGAAGTAAACCAG GAAGGGGCATTTATATAGTTATCGGCGTTGTGATTGCGATATTGGCAACTGCCAGCTTACTTATATATTTCTCAAGGAGATCAAAACAGAATAAAGATCAGATTGATA ACAATGATGAGATAATATGTGTCGACTTCAGAAAATTCGATTTAAGGGCAGTACAAGCCGCGACACATAACTTTTCTGATGCTAAAAATATAGGGAAGGGAAGTTCAGGAAGAGTATAcaag GGAATCCTTCCAGGTGGACAAGAAATAGCAGTTAAGAAGCTATTAAAAATTGACAAAGATTTCAAACTGAAATTTGACAATGAGGTTCTATTATTGACAAACCTACAACACAGAAACTTGGTGAAACTCCTAGGATTTTGTGCTCGAGAGGACCTTAAGCTTCTAATATACGAGTTTCTGCAAAACGAAAGTCTCGATAAGTTTCTACTCG ATCCTGCTAAGCGTGCAAATTTTGATTGGGAAACACGATATAATGTAATACAAGGAATTGCTCGAGGCCTCTGTTACCTGCATGACGATTCTCTACTAAGGGTCATTCATCGAGATCTTAAACCAAGCAACATACTATTAGATGTTGACATGAAACCCAAAATTTCAAACTTTGGCAAGGCAACCCATGTTCATGAAGACCAAACTAGGGGAGCTACTAGCACAATTAAGGGTACATG TGGGTATATGCCTCCAGAGTACGCGCAACAAGGGCAGTTCTCTGTCAAATCTGATGTATTTAGCTTTGGTGTCTTGCTACTGGAAATCATATGTGGGCAAATGATCCTATGCTTTTCAGAGGAAGAAAATGGCATGGATCTTCTAAGCTAT GTGTGGAGAAAGTGGTCTGAGGGTACAGCCTTGAATGTGGTAGATCCAACACTCGAAAGGATAGAGAGTCACAAAACGCAAATGATGAGATGCATAAAGATCGCAATGTTATGTGTTCAAGAGAATCCAACACACAGGCCAACAATTGCTGCTGTTATTTACATGCTAAACAACGACATGATTACTATACAAGAACCTTCTAAACCAGCGGATCTAATCTCAAGTCTCAATTCACGTACAACAAGCTTCATAAAGGAAGGTTTTCAGCCATAG
- the LOC110805277 gene encoding eukaryotic initiation factor 4A-9-like, with product MAGVAPEGSQYDARQYDSKMSELLSEEGSDFFTSYDEVYESFDKMGLAENLLRGIYAYGFEKPSDIQQRGIVPFCKGLDVIQQAQSGTGKVLDLITRRTLLQHSKLLFDASSPPQEYLEHVGAVVESASDYFSSRLNKKERKSRIADEVLADGSPAQYRCCL from the exons ATGGCAGGAGTTGCACCTGAAGGTTCCCAGTATGATGCTCGCCAGTATGACAGCAAAATGAGTGAATT GCTTTCTGAGGAAGGAAGTGATTTCTTCACTTCATATGACGAGGTTTATGAAAGCTTCGATAAAATGGGTTTGGCAGAGAATCTTCTTAGAGGAATCTATGCTTATG GTTTCGAGAAACCTTCTGATATTCAACAGAGGGGAATAGTCCCATTCTGCAAGGGTCTTGATGTTATTCAGCAAGCCCAGTCTGGTACAGGAAAA GTTTTGGATCTGATCACGAGAAGGACTTTGTTACAGCACTCCAAGCTGCTATTCGATGCATCAAGTCCCCCCCAGGAGTACTTGGAACAT GTGGGTGCTGTAGTGGAGTCAGCATCAGATTATTTTTCTAGTAGGTTGAATAAAAAGGAGAGGAAGAGCAGAATTGCCGATGAGGTGCTTGCTGATGGCTCCCCTGCTCAATACCG TTGTTGTCTTTGA